Below is a genomic region from Macaca thibetana thibetana isolate TM-01 chromosome 1, ASM2454274v1, whole genome shotgun sequence.
ACAGGTTTGTGGTAAATATAAACCTGGGATAGACAACATAGGATGAAAGGGCAGAGTTTAATTTAGTATGAAAAGGAAGGTATAAGGCAAGAGAAGTGCATATAGCTGGTAAACTCCAGGATTTCAACCTCTCCTGCTGAAATAGTTgtgaggaaagggaaagagaatttTAAAGGGCAAGGTAATCACTTGGAACAGCCTATCCGGGTTATGAACCAAACAGCtaatgaaggagaaagaggaatgtTCTCTTAACGTTGATCAAGCCAGAGGGCATAGTTATGTAATGAGCCAGGTCTGTTTACTTCCAGGATTCTCTCTAAACCTCATCAGTtataaaactgaagaaagcagccgggcgtggtggctcacgcctgtaatcccagcactttgggagaccaaggcaggtggatcacaaggtcaggagtttgagaccagtctggccaatatggtgaaaccccatctctactaaaaatacaaaaatcagctgggcgtggtggtgggcatctgtagtcccagctactcaggagactgaggcaggagaataacttgaacctgggaggcagagcttgcagtgagccgagattataccacagcactccagcctgggtgacagagccagacttggtctcaaaaaaaaaaaaaaaaaaaaaagaaacaaacaaaaaaaactgaagaaagcaaATGGTCTAAGTTGACAGGCCAAGAAGGGGGCTTGagagctacctttttttttttttttttgagacaggatctcactctgtcacacaagctggagtgtagtgcataatcatggctcactgcagtctcaacctcccagtctcaagcaagcctcctgcctcagcctcctaagtagctgggactataggtgtgcaccaccacacccagctaatttttgtattttttgtagagacaaggtcacactatgttgtccaggctggtcttgaactatttgcctcaggcaatcctcttgcatcagcctcccaaagtgctggtattataggcatgagccatcacacctggctaaaaaACCACTTTATGGTGATAAAAGATAAAGTGGTTACCTAGAAAGAGGGTAGGGTGGGATTGACTAGAAAAGGCCACCTAGAGATATTCTGGGGATTTCGGTGTTTGAGATCGTGTTTAGGGTGATGGTTACAAGTGAGTATACTCAAAATTCAGTGAATTGAATGCTTAAGAATTGtgcattttggctgggcacagtggctcacgcctgtaatcccagcactttgggaggccaatgcgggcagatcacctaaggtccggagttcaagaccagcctgaccagcatggagaaaacccatctctattaaaaatacaaaattagccaggtatggtggtgcatgcccataatcccagctacttgggaggctgaggcaggagaatcacttgaacccgggaggcagaggttgtggtgagccgagatcgtgcgattgcactccagcctgggcaacaagagcgaaactccatctcataaataaataaataaataaataaataaataaataaataaataaaataaagactattccagtcgggtgcggtggctcacgactataatcccagcactttgagaggctgaggtgggcagattacctgaggttgggagttcgagaccagcctgaccaacacagagaaatcccatctctactaaaaatacaaaattagcagggcgtggtggcacatgcctgtaatcccaactactcgggaagctgaggcaggagaatcacttgaacccgggaggcagaggctgcagtgagctgagatcgccccattgcactccagcctgggcaacaagagcgaaactctgtctcaaaaaaaaaaaaaaaagacgattCCAACTGGCCCACTATCCTACAAGTGTACCTTAATGGCGAGTTTGTGGGGGGCTGTGACATTCTTATGCATATGCACTAGAATGGGTACCTGATGGAAGAACTGAAAAAGTTGGGGATCCATTCTGCCCTTTTAGATGAAAAGAAAGACCAAGACTCCAAGTGAGGGCGCCTGGGCCTCACTGAACAGAGAGAGGGCCTGTTCATGTCAGAGACTCCCTGCCAGAAAAGCCTTACCGATTTTGGTTTTCATTACTGAGACAACAACTGCTTGCACTGATCATTTCAGTTCATGAGCAGTCTGGTGATTTTAGTTTGTCTGGTGTTTGGGTTAAGAATATTTTACTGTGAATTTAATTACAACCACTGCATTGTAATTAATGCTATATTATGGTATTATTGTAAACAAAATTCATTCTTATATTGTCATTTATTCTTTGTCCGATTCAGGAGTTAAACTAGGAGCTTTGAAATCATTATTATTCATGACCCCTCTGCAAATGTGTCAGTCTGCAAAGACAGTATCTCCCCCCAAATTTTGTGTAGCTTCTTTTGTCATGGAAAATGGACTAAAAAGAAACTGTGATAACTGGGgcattgtttttctaaaataaactgcCAAccacaggtaaaaaaaaaaaaaaaaaagaattgtgcattttatatttatttattttttttttttttttttgagacagagtctcgctctgtcacccaggctggagtacagtgacgtgatctcagttcactgcaacttctgcctcctgggttcaagcaattctcatgcctatgcctcagccaccagagtagctgggactacaggcaaacaccaccatgcccagcaaatttttgtatttttagtagagacagggtttccccatgttggccaggctggtcttgaactcctggcctcaagagacccgcccacctcagcttcccaaagtgctaggattacaggcgtgaaccaccacgctgGGCCAAGCAAgaattgtgtattttattataagtaaattatgcctcaataataataataaaatgctataACCAAATTATAATAAAGACCTGGGGAGGGGAAAACATAAGACTAAAAGAGTTAAgacaaaacaaagaaggaaataaggcCCCAGAAGAAACTTCCCAACCTTTCTGAAAACCAAAACGTTTTCGGTATTTGGGGAAAGGGTAATTGACACTATTTGCCAGACTCTCGGTTAGACTCTTTCATATATTTCAACTTTATCTCCAAACTCAACAATGTCTGGCTAAACTCATACGATAATGTGGCAAGATGAGCCCAGGGAGAAAGTAGGATAGCTGTGTGACAGGGAAGCTGGAGAGCCCAGATGAATAGCAGATTTCATTGTGTATGGAGTGCCTACTATGAGATAAAAGATGTaggaggggccaggtgcagtggctcactcctgtaatctcagtactttgggaggcagaggcaggcggatcacctaagttcaagaccagcctgaccaacatggtgaaacctcgtctctactaaaaatacaaaattagctaggtatggtggcgcatgcctgtaatcccaggatggattacaagagcgaaactccatctcaaaaatgaatgaatgaatgaatgagggctGGGTATAGTGGAGAAAGCAGACGGGAAGAAAAGGACGTGAGAGAAAGGCAAGGAATACAGGAAATGCGTGAAAGAAGTTCTTCAGAGGCATGAAAACTCAGAAACCTGGATTCATTTCTGACTCAATCTTCTCTTCCACAGATTAAGgaatacattttccaaaaatcAAACTTAAGAGGTAAAAACTCtgccacaaaaatatttaaaatgtattgtgcATCAAACTATACACTATATTAGAGGGAAGTCATATACCTACTGTGTAGTGCTGAATTTTGTTTCAGTAAGCATGcataatttcatctttttaaccaattaaattttggtttttttgagaccgagtctgtctctgtcacccaggctggagtgcagtggcatgatctcggctcactgcaacctccacctcctgggttcaggcaattctcctgcctcagcctcccaagtagctgagactacaggtgtgcactaccacacccggacactttttttatttttggtagagatggggtttcaccatgttgggcaggctggtcttgaactcctgacctcaggtgatctgccacctcgacctcctaaagtgctgggattacaggccttagccaccgcgcctggtcaacCAATTAAATTTGTTAAATCCAGTATAAGAGATCAGTGTTGATAAAAACCGAAACCTGGTTTTGGTGGCACAGGAAAGGctcctcacgcctgtaatctgtgCATGACACATCGGTAGGGATGAAGGGTGCTATCCATTCCCTCACCCAAAGGCCTGGGATTGCCCTTTCACCTCCTTAATCCATGGacaaagcagccatagacaataacCAAAGTTCACAGCAGCCAGCCAGTTGGGGCCATACTTTGCTGACCTCTAAAGCAGTGGTACCTGCTTCTAGCTGCATATAAGAATCACCCCAGGGGCCCATAAAGCCACTAATGCTCCGGCTCCACCCTCCATattctgaattaaaaaataaaacaaacaaaaaaaacttgctgATTCTGATGTGCATTCTGGGTTGAAAACAGCTATTCTAGAAGTACTGTACATTGTAGCCTCTCAGGAAACTGCTAGAATTTTGCATGTGGGGAGTGCTAGGGGAAGCAGATGAATGCTGAGAAATGATGATCCAGGACTGAATTGAGGTCTAGATAAAGATTAGAACTGTTTTCAGTCCACCTGACACATTAAGTGCTTCCAATACTTTGATTAAATGTTCTTTATTTGATGCTTTTGTGTGCACAACACTATAAGGAGTTGCCCAACTCACCAAGTCAGCCCCTTCACACCCTTAGTTAAGATAGCCATTAAGGGGCCAGGGGGTGGCAATCAGTAAGCCGCCTCCTGCCTAACCCTCTTTCTCCAACCATTCTCTATAGGCCCCAGCATAGTTGCGAGCCCTGTGGAGATAAAGAAGGGTGAGAGACGGACAGGAATGACAGGTAGTCCCCATCACCTCCCAGCTAGCAGCCATACCTCCCCGTACCCAGTGTATCCAAGACTCCGGGCCAGTTGCATGGCCTGGAGGCCCCGCTTGCCCATCTGACAGAAGAAAACGAGATGCTCATCTTCCAGCTTTGGCTTCTCAGCAGAGTACAAAGCCTGGAAGGCAGCTGGCTCCATCTGCAGAGCACTCTCCAACTCGGACACTGGAGGAGTGGAGAGGGTAGAAGGGAAAGCCGGCAGTTTGGCACTCAGGTTCGGAAGCTGGGCCTGGAAAGGCTGGGTACTGGGGGCCCCCAAACAACATATGATAGCcatcccctacccccaccccaattTCAAGAACCAGAAACCAACGACTTTTGAATGCGAGCCACTCCCCAAGCTGTGAGGAGGCGGGGCGGGATGCTCCCTCAGGCGTCCAGACTTGGGGAGGTCAAGAGAAGCTGGTCTGCCCCTCTCCTCTCCACCTGCTGTCTTCTCAAACTGGATGGGCCAGTTCCGATGCCAGGATCCGCCTCCTATCAGTCCTTCCCAGGAAGCTGAAGGCTGGCTCCCGTAAGGGAGGACCCCCATAATCAGTGCCTTCCCCATTCCATCCTAAATGAGGTCCCACTGGCAAAGACCCTCCTGAACGGCTCTATTCCACCACCTGGGCGTCCCCTCTCCACCCTATACCCGGGATGTTGAGCGCCCCTGGGATGGTCCCAGCTGCCGCCTCCTCCCGAGAGCGCACGTCGAAGAGTCGGGCCCGGCCGGAGGCTAGGAGTGAACGGAGTTCAGGGAGCGAGACCGTGGGCGCTGAGGAAGGGGCGCGACAGCCTTCAGGAGAAGGGGCCTAGGAGTCATGGCCGCCACGGTATCCCCTCACCTGGCAGCGCCCCTCCCTGGTAGGGTATGCACCAAGACCCCTCAACCACGCCCCTTcgctcccccaccccactccctgccACACCTCAACTCAGGGGGCCAAGAGGACCGCGGTCCCAGGCATCCCCCGCAGGTACCTCCAGCCATGGTGCGCGCAGCAACTGCGAGTCTCCGGAGTGCGGCCCCGGCCCGCCCTCTCGTAGCCTGCAGCATCTCCCACTCGCTCCCGGAGCTGAGACCGGATCCGGAAGCGAGGGCACCGCCTCCCGCACCGCCCCCGCAGCCCCTGTTCACGGCGCCTCTAGCACCAGTCTACTGCAGAAGCCCTTAACATTCTCTAGCGTGGGCCAAAAACGACAGACCGGTCTGGCCCAGGAACCAGGTCTCCGGGTAATAAGTGCAGGAGCAGCACCCCACCCTGAACTTAGCACAGCCCTTACTGGTCAAAGAGCAATGCCCCTCCCTTCCAGCCTGTGGCcccacaaaaggaagaaaaacagacaacTGTGGCTTTGAACAAttttatcctaaaaaaaaaaaaaaaaaaaaaaggaaaaggaaagaaaaaaaaaaaaagacccccaTAAGGGGGAAGGCCCCAAGTGGACCCCTGCCTGTTGTTCTCTCTGGCTTCAGAGACGTCTGCATAGGCCTCAGCTTCTCGCTGGCCAATCTCCTCTTCATGGGCACCAGCCACTGCTAAACACCCTTCCCCCACTTCTTGTGTAAGCTTGCTCCCCTGAGCCACAGGGTGCACCTCTAAACCTCAGCTCCAGGGAAAGGAAGAACCAATGGAAGTGCCAGAGTCCTGGGGCAAGCCAGAGCATCACCTGTCAGCAGACCTCTGCTGGGCACTCTAAGCAAGTACAGGACAAGCCCCCCAGTTTAGTGTGTCCAGTATCCAGCATGGAGGCGGCACATGCATTGTGCAAGAGGAGCACAAGGGCCCAGGGGTTGCATGGTGGGGGTGGGCAAGGCTGTCAGTGCACCTCCACATTGTGTTTCACACCACTGCAGGCTGCCATATCACAGGGCCTCAGTTCAAGGACACACCTTCTGAACTTCCCCCTGTCCCATGCCAGAAGTGGGCAGTGAAGGAAAGGGGCACAGGATTAGGCTGTTGCTCCTGGGCTATCTGCAGTTCTTGGGCCCAAAGCCCCTGAATCCCCATAGTTAGTTGCTGTCATTCTTGATGACGACCTCTAATCCGTGGTGCCGCAACTGAGCTCGAAGCAGCAGATTCTTGTTTTTAAGATCTTCCACCTGACAAGGGAAGGAGGCAGTAAAGGAATGGGTAGTAAAGTTGGCACTACCAAGCCCCTGAATGTATTCAGACATCCACTGGTAAGGGGAAAAGATGAAGCCCTCTCCATGGAGAACAAAGTAGAGGGTGTCAAACTGGGTCAGTGGCTAGCAGAGCTGAGAAGGGCTGCACTGGGGGTAGGAGTCTGACCTGTTGTCGAAGCACGTCATTGTCCAGCTGCAGTTGGTCAAGCCCCTGCAGTTCTTCAGACAAGCGGTGGTTACTCTGCCGAAGCTCCTGGATATAATCACAAGCTTTGGATAGAATCCCACCTTTACTCTGCAAGATAAGGTCAACAAAATCAGGACTAGGATTTCAGATACCCAGCTTGCTTTCCAAAAGTAGGTTCATACTTTGGACCTCATTTTCCTCTAAGGAAGGTGGTATAATATCTCCCAGAGATACAGGAACCTCAGGGAGAGAGAAGACTACTGTCATGTGCGCCCCTCTTTCTACCATTTCTGGAAACAATACCAGGTGACAGAATTCAGGCATCCTGCCCACTACCAGGGTCCTTCCATGACCTGGCCAGACTTGGTGCTCTCCATGGAGCAGTCTGGGATTATCTTGGAGAGCTGCACGATCCAGTTGTTGATCTTGTCTCGGCGGCGGCGCTCCACTGTGGGGCAAAGTGGAGGACAAGGTGACTCAGTGAAAACTCGCCACAAGTCCCGGGGTAAAATTACCTAACCCTCCACCCCTCAGACATCActgctgagatcacaccagaCAGCTCCTAGCTCCACCCGGATCATACCTACCTTCATTATGCTGAGCCCTGCGTTTCTCATCCCGAGTCGTCCGGGGAGCTTCTGACTTCCTGACAACAGAGCCCAGGGTGGCCAGAGTAAGAAGACAAAAGTACATGATTGGAGTTTGGGGTTAAGGAATTATACAAGATTTAGCAGGTACTAGGACCACTTATGGGTAGCTGGGTGTgttgtctcacacctgtaatcccagcattttgggaggctgaggcaggcggattgaggtcaggagtttgagaccagcctggccaacatgatgaaaccctgtctctactaaagatacaaaaattaggccgggcgcggtggctcaagcctgtaatcccagcactttgggaggccgagacgggtggatcacgaggtcaggagatcgagaccattctggctaacatggtgaaaccccgtctctactaaaaaatacacacacaaaaaaaaacctagccgggtgagttggcgggcgcctgtaatcccagctacgcgggaggctgaggcaggataatggcgtaaacccgggaggcgaagcttgcagtgagctgagatccggccactgcactccagcccgggcgacagagcgagactccgtctcaaaaaaaaaaaaaacaaaaacagatacaaaaattagccaggggtggtggtacacatctgtagttccagctacttgggaagctgaggcatgagaaacacttgaaccctggaggcagatgttgtgtgagctgagatcacgccactgcactccagcctgggtgacagagcaagactctgtctcagaaaaaaacaaaaaaaacaaaaaaaaacacttatgaAATTTGAGAAGAAACAAGTGTCACTCACGGGGAATAAGGGTGAGTCCTAGGGGCAATTGAGCGCTGGCTTCCTCCCTGCAGTACTTCTTGTGGTGACATCATCACAAAGAATTGACCTGTGAAGATGCAGGGTAGGTTCTGTCAGGACATGGGTAGGAACCTCACCAAGCCCTGAGGTGAAGACCCTGGGCCCCTCCTCTAAAAAGAACATGTTAATAGAAGAGCAGCCCCGGACTCACTGCCTGCCCAGATCTTAATGATCACTAAGAGTCATGAGTGAAGGCTCACTGCGTACCAGTCATGTCTCACAGCCTATTCTAGCCCTTTCAGCCAGCATCCTCATGCAGTATCTCACCAGTGCCAGGAGGGGTCGCCTGCCCCAGCAGTGCCTCTGAGCCCTGGGTAGTAACAACAGCAGCTGTACTCCCCGATGTGGTACCCCCTGCCCCATCTCCCACTGCCGTGCTGGGGAAGTAAGTATAGTGCGTCTCAGCAGCCGTCCCCTCCGTGTCAACTGCATCATCACTGGTGAAAGCACCCTGGATCACcgcctgagagagagagagagagagagaaacatccAGGAAAGGAGAGCCTAGTGCTTTGGGACAAGGCAGCCCTAGACGCCTCACTGTTCCTAGCTTCACCCCCATCCTACTAATACCCTTCTTCATCTTACTTCTCAGAACTCTAGTCACCTCCCCAGCCCATACCCTGTACCTGGGTCATGGATTGAGTGGCAGGGTAGCCACTGATGGCACCAGTTCCCTCAGTTTGGCCATCCAGCTGCCCCTCAGACACCTGGATCACCCTGTACATCACCTAGAAGTGTAGAGGAAGGCAGAGCAAgggaaagagagaataaaagattAAGTGTTGGGAATCCTAGGGCCCCTCATAAAGCTTCCCTTGGATAGGGCCCCAAAACAAAGTCCTTCAGAGACACGGATTGAGccattctcccttctctccccacaCAGAGGTTTCAGCATACACCTAACCTCACACCAGTCTCTACTCCAGTATCAGCACCCCCCTCCCCTGAAACAGTCCACTCTTTCAACTCATCCTCCAAGCCAGGTCTCCCCAAGACATGTTCAATTACCTCCCTCAATCCCAATCCCAAATAACACCTGCAGCCACCTGGCCCCCTCCCTTACCTGGCCCCCATTCTCAGTTCGGAAGACGTACTTGACGTTGGGGTCAGGGAAGGTGGCAGCTGACTGGATGCTGGCAATAGCCACACTGGTTGGGTCTTCCCCAGTAGCCACTGCACctgaattaaaagaacaaaagaaaagtctATGAGTTAACTGCCTTTCTATCCCCGTTCCACGTGCATGTCACTGAAGGAGGAGGATGCACAGGAGATGGTCtggtgggggaggaagggaggccaTGATGGGTTCTTAGTCTTGGTTCCGTCTCTAGCACTCACCTTCCTGAATCTGCACTGTCCCCTCTTCCGTTTCAGCTGTTTTCTGCTGCCTGTTTGTGGTGAAAGGACAAAAGGAAGAGTATGGGAAGAAGTCAATGAGAAGCTCACCGGCCCAGTAACATATGGCTGCAAACTCATTGGCATTCCCAACAGAAGCTGAGTTAGGTTAGAATAACAACTAGTGTTTGCTGTTTACTATGTACATAAGCACTAAGCTAAGTACATCACATGTActcttatttaatattaaaaacaacaccATGAGATAGATAGCACtacttccattttatagatgaagaaaccaaatCACACAGTAAGTGATAGAATAGAACCTGAATccaggtctgcctgactccaGAGGCAGTGCTCTTGGCCATTTTGCATTCTTCCAGGCCACCCATCTTTCATCCCAGACCCTACCCCTTCTTCACTCACCCCTTCATCTCTCTGTGAGGGGGCACATCCGAGGAACTGGTCCTTTTTTGGAAGTCTTTGTATCTCCTATTCACAGGCCTGAGTGCTAAGTCCTGGTAGAAATCatgaagtttgcagtgagtctAGGAAACAGAACAGTATCTCCGGTTCTAGAACTTAGGTTCCATGAACACACAGCCAGGAAAATAACCCAGTCATCTGCAGGGGACAATCAGCCTCCACCATACTGATGTTGAGGACTGGCCTACAGTGATTGAAAAAGCAACTCTACAAATAGTGTTCCTTGTCCCTCCATTATCACTCCAACTCCTGGTAGAGAGGGGATAATTATACTGGAAGACAGAAACAACgctttttttcgagacagagtctcgctctgtcacccaggctggagtgtagtggcgcgatctcagctcactgcaacctctgtctcccgggttcaagtgattctcctgcctcagcctctcaagtagctgggattacaggtgcacaccaccacgcctggctaatatttgtatttttagtagagacggggtttctactaaaccatgttggcccggctggtctcgaactcctgacctcgtgatctatccacctcggcctcccaaagtgctgggattacaggtgtgagccaccgcacctggctgaaacaacacatttctaaatggATCACTATTAAAGCTATTATGACCTGCCATGATGGCAGCCTCATGGGAATCAGGAAGGGCCATGTATTGGCCCCACCATCAAAAAATACCATGTCATGGACACTGATACTTCTTCCAGTTTCTCAGCTACATATTGTCCACCAAGACATTTCTGTTCTCAAACCTAGGAAGAGGAAATCTCAAGCCCACTACCACTGGAAGAATATCCCTGACCACAAAGACTAGACTTGGCCTTTGGGCCCCATTCTACTGACAGGATTCTTGTTTTGGGGTATTCCGATTTATATAATCTGTTAGAAATCCTAAAGCCCAAGTGGATCCTCTTCAAGCACCCTCTATTTTATTCATCAAGCCTTCCTGTAGAACAACACAGTTGCTAAAATGTTGCTATGACAACTCCAAATCAACTGAGCCTCAGCAAgaaggggtaaaaaaaaaaaaaaaaaaaaaaaaaaaaaaaaaaaaaaaaaaaaaacagggttcTGAAGAAGAGACAAAGGGGGAAGAATCCACCTACAAGCTCTGCCTTAGGACCCTGACACACAGCCAGAGGGCAGGAAAAACAAAGAGCTGGGCAGACATGCCTCCAGAAAGAAACAGCTACACAGTACAAAGCAATAAGATAATCCCAACACAAAAGGGGCAAGATTTTTAGAAATTCTCTACCCATAAGGTCCTCCAAACCTTTCCTATCCAAGGAAAATTTTCAGTGGATAAGCCTTGGAAAGACCGCGTCCGAGgaaaatgttgaaaaaggaaCTGAAAGTGAAACCGTCCAGAGGAAGTAACGCTGCAAGGAGATCCCAGTCGATAAGGGGAAGTAACACTAGTGTTTTGGGACCACCTACATTTCCATCTTCAAACCTGAAGAGGAAATGCCCTGCGAAGCTTGCCGCGCTGACTGCAGGGGAAGGCAATGAAATAGAGGGCCCGGCACAGGAGGCATCTCTATTGGCCACAGCTGTCAGCCGGGGCAGTCTCTGAGGACACCCAGCAACGGGGTCAGGGTACTTATTCAAATCTTAGTTGGACATCCGGAAGCATTTCCTAGGCATTAGGGATCTGTGACACGGAAACTGGAATGGGACGTTGTGGTGGGCACGCTCAGGCCAGAAGGGCCCAGTAAGAGCCCTTGCTAAGTCTggacacaaagggaaaaaaatctactCCCGAAAGAAGTCAGGCGCCTAGACCTTGCCTGAGAATGAGGCGTCTCCCTGCAGGCTCTCCAACCAGAAGGCGCTTAAGGAGCTGAGCGCCCGCCAGGCGCGAGCCCGGGAGCCTGCGCCGTGACCCGCAGCCCCGCAGTCTAGCCCCGCGCCCCAGCTGCTCCGCGGAGGAGGCAGGAAAGGACATCGGGGACTAGGGGGCTCAGGCGCCCGGTGCCGGCGGCTGCGGCCCGCAGCTGGACAGCGCAGGAGGGCTGGGACGCTCGCGCTCGGGGGCAGGGAGTTTGGCCCACAAAGCAGGGTAGAAGATAAAGAACCAGCacaacacccccccccccccgcccaaaACAAAGGCTTCCTCCCCAGCAGTGTTCTCTAaccagaaaaaaggaaacaaaatcaaaccTGCCCTGCCTTGCCAGTCCACCCAGTTTCCAGACTTCTGCCCGGTCCTACACTCACCGGCCAAGGCCGTCTCAGCCGCCGATTTTCTCCAACTGTGTTCTCCCTCTCCCGACCTAGGTAGCTCCATAGACAGCTGCTCATGCGCACTTGCAGCCCGCAGCCATGTTGGTGAGGGGCGGAAGTGTCGCTCTCGGCCCGCCCACAAACTCAAACTCAGAGCCGCCCCACTTCCCCTCACTCCATCTTGATGAGAGCTGATGTTTGTGGCTTTTCTGTGAAGTCGGGAAGAAGCCGTGTCCTGGAGTATGTAGCTGAAGCCCTGGCCACTTTAGACAAGAACGGGAAAGAGACGACTAACTTGTACTGACATCTTAGTGCTGGCAGGGCATTTTTTCATTCCAGGAAAAAGAGAATCCAGCTGAGATGAAGGG
It encodes:
- the USF1 gene encoding upstream stimulatory factor 1 isoform X1, with protein sequence MSSCLWSYLGRERENTVGENRRLRRPWPTHCKLHDFYQDLALRPVNRRYKDFQKRTSSSDVPPHREMKGQQKTAETEEGTVQIQEGAVATGEDPTSVAIASIQSAATFPDPNVKYVFRTENGGQVMYRVIQVSEGQLDGQTEGTGAISGYPATQSMTQAVIQGAFTSDDAVDTEGTAAETHYTYFPSTAVGDGAGGTTSGSTAAVVTTQGSEALLGQATPPGTGQFFVMMSPQEVLQGGSQRSIAPRTHPYSPKSEAPRTTRDEKRRAQHNEVERRRRDKINNWIVQLSKIIPDCSMESTKSGQSKGGILSKACDYIQELRQSNHRLSEELQGLDQLQLDNDVLRQQVEDLKNKNLLLRAQLRHHGLEVVIKNDSN
- the TSTD1 gene encoding thiosulfate:glutathione sulfurtransferase isoform X1; this translates as MLQATRGRAGAALRRLAVAARTMAGAPTVSLPELRSLLASGRARLFDVRSREEAAAGTIPGALNIPVSELESALQMEPAAFQALYSAEKPKLEDEHLVFFCQMGKRGLQAMQLARSLGYTGARNYAGAYREWLEKEG
- the TSTD1 gene encoding thiosulfate:glutathione sulfurtransferase isoform X3 yields the protein MLQATRGRAGAALRRLAVAARTMAGVSELESALQMEPAAFQALYSAEKPKLEDEHLVFFCQMGKRGLQAMQLARSLGYTGARNYAGAYREWLEKEG
- the USF1 gene encoding upstream stimulatory factor 1 isoform X3 — its product is MYRVIQVSEGQLDGQTEGTGAISGYPATQSMTQAVIQGAFTSDDAVDTEGTAAETHYTYFPSTAVGDGAGGTTSGSTAAVVTTQGSEALLGQATPPGTGQFFVMMSPQEVLQGGSQRSIAPRTHPYSPKSEAPRTTRDEKRRAQHNEVERRRRDKINNWIVQLSKIIPDCSMESTKSGQSKGGILSKACDYIQELRQSNHRLSEELQGLDQLQLDNDVLRQQVEDLKNKNLLLRAQLRHHGLEVVIKNDSN
- the USF1 gene encoding upstream stimulatory factor 1 isoform X2 — translated: MSSCLWSYLGRERENTVGENRRLRRPWPDLALRPVNRRYKDFQKRTSSSDVPPHREMKGQQKTAETEEGTVQIQEGAVATGEDPTSVAIASIQSAATFPDPNVKYVFRTENGGQVMYRVIQVSEGQLDGQTEGTGAISGYPATQSMTQAVIQGAFTSDDAVDTEGTAAETHYTYFPSTAVGDGAGGTTSGSTAAVVTTQGSEALLGQATPPGTGQFFVMMSPQEVLQGGSQRSIAPRTHPYSPKSEAPRTTRDEKRRAQHNEVERRRRDKINNWIVQLSKIIPDCSMESTKSGQSKGGILSKACDYIQELRQSNHRLSEELQGLDQLQLDNDVLRQQVEDLKNKNLLLRAQLRHHGLEVVIKNDSN
- the TSTD1 gene encoding thiosulfate:glutathione sulfurtransferase isoform X2, which encodes MGIQGLWAQELQIAQEQQPNPVPLSFTAHFWHGTGGEWEMLQATRGRAGAALRRLAVAARTMAGVSELESALQMEPAAFQALYSAEKPKLEDEHLVFFCQMGKRGLQAMQLARSLGYTGARNYAGAYREWLEKEG